A window from Hymenobacter volaticus encodes these proteins:
- a CDS encoding GH3 auxin-responsive promoter family protein has protein sequence MLNTILTWAVQRRLADIRYFQQHPHEVQQEVLHSLQHTAKNTDWGRQYGYADGVSGREFAQRVPISSYEELYPMLERVLRGERNVLWPGQVQWFAKSSGTTNARSKYIPVTREALEDCHYRAGRDMTALATLHYPDTQVFGGKTLSLGGTHTPNPMRPEDAASRVGDVSAVIMQNLPTWAEHVRTPPLELALLDEWEEKIERIARHVVQVDVRVLAGVPTWMIVLLRRVLELAGTDNITEVWPNLGLFLHGAVAFGPYRKLFRQLIPSGQMHYQEVYNASEGYIALQDEPDSEDLLLLLNHGIYYEFLPADQWDSLEPHAVPLEDVELGKSYALIMSSNAGLWRYKIGDTVRFTCLAPYRIRITGRTKHFLNAFGEEVVVENAEAAVAAACQATNTTVRDFTAAPIYFAGAADGSRGGHQWLIEFLTPPQDTERFTAVLDTTLRQLNSDYDAKRHRDIALVPPVLTVAKLGQFERWLAQKGKLGGQHKVPRLSNSREMLEEILAVS, from the coding sequence GTGTTAAATACCATCCTCACGTGGGCCGTTCAGCGGCGTTTAGCGGATATCAGGTACTTCCAACAGCACCCTCACGAAGTGCAGCAGGAAGTGCTGCATAGCTTGCAGCACACCGCTAAAAACACAGATTGGGGCCGCCAGTACGGTTACGCCGATGGCGTGTCAGGGCGAGAATTTGCGCAGCGCGTGCCAATAAGCAGCTATGAAGAATTGTACCCCATGCTGGAGCGTGTGTTGCGCGGCGAGCGAAACGTGCTCTGGCCCGGACAGGTTCAGTGGTTTGCTAAGAGTAGTGGCACTACCAATGCCCGCAGTAAGTACATTCCGGTCACGCGCGAAGCACTGGAAGACTGTCATTACCGCGCTGGCCGCGACATGACGGCCCTGGCGACTCTGCATTACCCCGACACCCAGGTGTTTGGTGGCAAAACTCTCTCGCTTGGGGGTACGCACACCCCCAATCCGATGCGCCCCGAAGATGCAGCCTCCAGAGTTGGCGACGTTTCGGCTGTTATCATGCAGAATTTGCCAACCTGGGCCGAGCACGTCAGGACCCCTCCTTTGGAACTAGCACTGCTCGATGAGTGGGAAGAAAAGATTGAGCGTATTGCCCGTCATGTAGTGCAGGTTGATGTGCGCGTACTAGCTGGCGTTCCCACCTGGATGATTGTGTTGCTGCGCCGAGTACTGGAACTAGCGGGTACCGATAATATAACGGAGGTATGGCCCAACCTAGGCTTGTTTCTGCACGGCGCTGTGGCGTTTGGGCCCTACCGAAAGCTATTTCGTCAGTTGATTCCTTCGGGGCAGATGCACTACCAGGAGGTCTACAACGCCTCGGAAGGATACATTGCCCTGCAAGATGAACCCGATTCCGAGGATTTGTTGCTCTTACTTAACCACGGTATTTACTACGAGTTTCTGCCCGCCGATCAGTGGGATTCTCTTGAACCCCATGCCGTGCCGCTAGAAGACGTGGAACTAGGCAAGAGCTACGCCCTCATCATGAGCAGCAATGCCGGCTTGTGGCGCTACAAAATCGGGGATACAGTACGCTTCACTTGCTTGGCACCATACCGAATCCGGATTACGGGCCGCACCAAGCATTTCCTGAATGCTTTCGGCGAAGAAGTGGTAGTTGAGAATGCTGAGGCAGCAGTAGCAGCGGCGTGCCAAGCCACCAACACCACCGTCCGCGACTTCACGGCAGCTCCTATCTACTTCGCCGGGGCCGCCGACGGGTCGCGGGGCGGGCATCAGTGGCTAATAGAATTTTTGACCCCGCCGCAGGATACCGAGCGTTTTACAGCGGTGCTTGATACTACCTTACGCCAACTAAATTCTGACTACGATGCTAAACGCCACCGTGATATAGCATTGGTGCCTCCGGTACTTACCGTAGCTAAGCTTGGCCAATTCGAGCGTTGGTTAGCACAAAAAGGAAAGCTTGGTGGGCAACATAAAGTGCCGAGGCTCAGTAACTCACGCGAAATGCTGGAAGAGATATTAGCAGTTTCATAG
- the recJ gene encoding single-stranded-DNA-specific exonuclease RecJ, with amino-acid sequence MEKRWIRKPAPDAEKVQFLADALRVKETIVALLCQRDICTFEEARAYFRPNLRELPNPLLMRDMDRAVARLTEALHSGQKVLVFGDYDVDGTTSVAVVYSYLRRFFGPERIDYYIPDRYKEGYGVSEAGIDFAATNGFALIIALDCGVKSVDKVVYANERGVDFIICDHHLPGTELPDAVAVLDPKRPGCAYPFKDLSGCGVGFKLMQAFTEDQGLDEEPLYDLLDLVAVSIAADIVPIMGENRTLAYHGLRLLNDPARPQRPGLDALRELAGLQTTELNISSLVFGFSPRINAAGRMGDAKRSVAMLLAASKEEAFEKASVVDKTNQERRGFDTSITKEALDMIEADALFQDAHTTVLYKEDWHKGVVGIVASRCLDKYYRPTIILTHSNGKATGSARSVAGFDVHQAIEECADLLDQYGGHMYAAGLTLPVENLPAFRAKFERVVAGRILPEQMIPPVDIDTEMELSEVTNGFYNLLRQMEPFGPGNTNPTFMARNVYAAPSSARVVGQSHLKLALTQDGHHVLDAIGFGLAEHLPRILEGEPFSVCYTVEINEYRGVKTLQLRVKDIRWE; translated from the coding sequence AAGGAAACCATTGTAGCGCTACTCTGCCAGCGCGATATATGCACTTTTGAGGAGGCCCGAGCGTATTTCCGACCAAACCTACGGGAACTGCCCAATCCCTTGCTAATGCGCGACATGGACCGCGCTGTAGCCCGCCTCACCGAGGCCCTGCACAGCGGTCAAAAGGTGCTCGTGTTCGGCGATTATGATGTGGACGGTACCACCTCCGTAGCAGTGGTGTACAGCTACCTGCGCCGCTTTTTCGGCCCCGAGCGCATCGACTATTACATACCTGACCGCTACAAAGAAGGCTACGGGGTATCGGAAGCTGGTATTGACTTTGCCGCGACCAATGGCTTCGCCCTTATTATTGCCCTCGACTGCGGCGTGAAATCTGTGGATAAAGTGGTGTACGCCAACGAGCGAGGCGTCGACTTTATCATCTGTGACCACCACTTGCCGGGCACCGAGCTACCTGATGCTGTAGCCGTGCTCGACCCTAAGCGCCCGGGCTGCGCTTATCCGTTCAAGGACTTGTCGGGGTGTGGCGTTGGTTTCAAACTGATGCAGGCTTTCACCGAAGATCAGGGGTTGGATGAGGAACCCCTCTACGATCTGCTTGACTTGGTGGCCGTAAGTATCGCGGCTGATATCGTGCCCATCATGGGCGAAAACCGGACGCTTGCCTACCACGGCCTGCGCCTGCTCAACGATCCGGCACGGCCACAACGCCCTGGTCTCGATGCGTTGCGCGAGCTAGCCGGTTTGCAAACCACAGAACTGAACATCAGCAGCTTGGTTTTCGGCTTCTCGCCGCGTATCAATGCGGCTGGTCGTATGGGCGACGCTAAGCGCTCGGTAGCTATGCTGCTGGCTGCCAGCAAAGAAGAGGCCTTCGAGAAAGCATCAGTAGTCGACAAAACCAACCAAGAGCGCCGGGGCTTCGACACGAGCATTACCAAGGAGGCCTTGGATATGATAGAGGCCGATGCGCTCTTCCAGGATGCGCATACCACGGTGCTCTACAAGGAAGACTGGCACAAAGGAGTGGTTGGCATAGTGGCCTCGCGCTGCCTCGACAAGTACTACCGCCCCACCATCATCCTGACCCACAGCAATGGCAAAGCCACCGGCTCGGCCCGCTCGGTGGCTGGCTTCGATGTACACCAGGCCATAGAAGAGTGCGCCGACCTGCTCGACCAATACGGAGGGCACATGTACGCCGCGGGTCTCACGCTGCCCGTTGAGAATCTACCGGCTTTCCGGGCCAAGTTCGAGCGGGTGGTGGCGGGCCGCATCTTGCCCGAGCAAATGATTCCGCCGGTGGACATCGATACTGAAATGGAGCTGAGCGAAGTAACCAACGGCTTCTACAACCTGCTCCGCCAAATGGAGCCTTTCGGGCCCGGCAATACCAACCCAACCTTCATGGCCCGCAACGTGTACGCTGCACCTAGCTCGGCTCGCGTGGTAGGTCAGTCGCACCTTAAGCTGGCCCTCACCCAAGACGGCCACCACGTACTCGACGCCATTGGCTTTGGCTTGGCGGAGCATCTGCCACGCATCCTAGAAGGTGAGCCGTTTAGCGTGTGCTACACGGTGGAAATCAACGAGTACCGCGGAGTCAAAACCTTACAGCTGCGGGTAAAGGATATTCGTTGGGAGTAG
- a CDS encoding DoxX family protein has translation MSSLRRFSIYLLALIFIGAGILHFAAPSPYLRIMPPYLPAPLLLVYVSGAAEIAGGLGLLFPATRQVAGVGLVLLLVAVFPANVYMLQAHGAGLSVPMWALWLRLPLQLVLIAWVWWSSRARFQRAKVR, from the coding sequence ATGTCTTCACTGCGCCGATTTAGTATCTACTTGCTTGCACTGATTTTCATAGGGGCCGGAATCTTGCATTTCGCAGCACCTAGCCCCTACCTGCGCATTATGCCACCCTATCTGCCGGCACCGCTGCTGCTCGTGTACGTGAGTGGGGCAGCCGAAATAGCGGGCGGCTTAGGACTGCTCTTCCCAGCTACGCGGCAGGTGGCCGGTGTGGGCCTTGTCTTGCTATTAGTCGCTGTATTTCCAGCGAATGTGTACATGCTTCAAGCGCACGGAGCGGGCTTGTCGGTGCCGATGTGGGCGCTGTGGCTGCGGCTGCCGTTGCAGCTCGTGCTAATTGCTTGGGTGTGGTGGAGTAGCCGAGCTAGGTTCCAAAGAGCAAAAGTAAGATAA
- a CDS encoding TIGR00266 family protein: MQSHDVDYKILGDDIQVLEVELDPNETVIAEAGAMVYMEEAIAFETKMGDGSEPDQSLMSKLFSAGTRLITGESLFMTHFTHRGSYGKSRVAFSAPYPGTIIPLELRTLPQGLIVQKDGFLAAARGTKINIHFNQKLGAGFFGGEGFILQKITGDGRAFIHAGGTVIEKQLNNELLRVDTGCVVAFEPSIDFNITRAGGLKSMIFGGEGLLLATLRGTGRVWLQSMPVKKLIQALAPSGGNARKESGSVLGNLGGLFDE; this comes from the coding sequence ATGCAGTCCCACGACGTTGACTACAAAATTCTTGGCGATGATATTCAGGTACTAGAGGTCGAACTAGACCCCAACGAGACCGTAATTGCCGAAGCGGGCGCCATGGTGTATATGGAGGAAGCCATTGCCTTCGAAACCAAAATGGGTGACGGCTCGGAACCCGACCAGAGCTTGATGAGCAAGCTGTTTTCGGCGGGCACGCGGCTTATCACGGGCGAGTCGTTGTTTATGACGCACTTCACCCACCGTGGTAGTTACGGCAAAAGCCGGGTAGCATTTTCGGCCCCGTATCCGGGTACTATTATCCCACTGGAGCTGCGAACCTTGCCACAGGGTCTGATTGTGCAAAAGGACGGCTTTTTGGCAGCAGCTCGGGGCACCAAAATCAACATCCATTTCAACCAAAAGCTGGGGGCCGGCTTTTTCGGCGGAGAAGGATTCATTTTGCAAAAAATAACTGGCGACGGCCGGGCTTTTATCCACGCAGGCGGCACTGTCATCGAAAAGCAACTCAACAACGAATTGCTCCGGGTGGACACCGGCTGCGTGGTCGCCTTCGAGCCAAGCATCGACTTCAACATCACCCGGGCTGGGGGTTTGAAGTCCATGATTTTCGGGGGCGAAGGCTTGTTGCTAGCCACCCTGCGCGGTACGGGTCGGGTGTGGCTACAGTCGATGCCCGTGAAGAAGCTGATTCAGGCGCTGGCTCCAAGCGGCGGCAATGCACGGAAGGAAAGCGGCAGTGTACTAGGCAATCTGGGCGGGCTCTTCGACGAGTAA
- the lptB gene encoding LPS export ABC transporter ATP-binding protein: MILRADNLVKKYKARTVVNDMSLTVAQGEIVGLLGPNGAGKTTSFYMTVGMVKPNSGRIYLDDLEITKLPIYQRARLGIGYLAQEASVFRDLSVEENILSVLEMTKMPKQAQRDKVEELLNEFSLTHVRKNLGRVLSGGERRRTEIARALAVDPKFVLLDEPFAGVDPIAVEEIQGIVAKLKHKNIGILITDHNVNETLSIVDRAYLLFEGKLLKAGTAEELAADEMVRRVYLGKHFELKRKI, encoded by the coding sequence ATGATTCTTCGAGCCGATAACCTAGTTAAGAAATACAAAGCCCGCACCGTGGTCAACGACATGTCGTTGACGGTGGCGCAGGGTGAAATTGTGGGGTTGCTGGGACCCAACGGGGCTGGCAAAACCACCTCTTTCTATATGACCGTGGGCATGGTCAAGCCCAATTCCGGTCGCATCTACCTCGATGACCTCGAAATCACTAAGTTGCCTATTTACCAGCGCGCCCGCCTTGGCATTGGCTACTTGGCCCAGGAAGCGTCGGTGTTTCGGGATCTGAGCGTGGAGGAAAACATTCTTTCGGTGCTCGAAATGACCAAAATGCCCAAGCAGGCCCAGCGCGACAAAGTGGAAGAGCTGCTCAATGAGTTTAGCCTTACCCACGTGCGCAAAAACCTCGGTCGGGTACTAAGCGGCGGCGAGCGGCGGCGCACCGAAATAGCCCGGGCCCTAGCCGTTGACCCTAAGTTTGTGCTACTTGATGAGCCCTTTGCCGGCGTTGACCCCATTGCCGTAGAAGAAATTCAGGGCATTGTGGCCAAGCTGAAGCACAAGAACATCGGCATTCTCATCACCGACCACAACGTGAACGAGACACTTAGTATCGTGGACCGGGCTTATCTGCTCTTTGAAGGCAAACTGCTAAAAGCGGGCACCGCCGAAGAACTGGCCGCCGATGAAATGGTGCGCCGAGTGTATTTAGGTAAGCACTTCGAGCTAAAGCGGAAGATATAA
- a CDS encoding S41 family peptidase, with amino-acid sequence MRLIVFAALLFGNLAAIAQAPTPRVVQNIETFARLYGYVRYFHPSDEAAAVDWDKLAVLGAQHVDAAKTDNELRTTLLTLFRPVAPTLQLLPINKKVSFAAKEITPNDLKGYQVISWQHYGMGQGNARSIYHSRRLHRPEALKSAEPTFGTLTKAVDATAYRGKEFRYTAFVRNATPEQGSGALWARVDLPGRKMGFFDNMNDRPITRGEWTEYEIKGTIDPQAVSLYFGAMLSGRGQVQVDKMQVLVREADTWKTVFATDFETDAVDKYPESISGKANAKSYTKEYSFAVSEKSAAEGRRSVLISSSSSESETANGSDEALFARQVAIGEVVQENIGSGLRCVLPLALYGTKEATYPAADKAELTALQAALKQLPAADLTSKSRALRLADVVITWNVFQHFYPYFAFSKSDWPAALPEALRAAYPDQTDAEYLKTLRRLTARLHDGHVGVYSYGRATNVKYLPVAWEWVQNQLMITQVADNSLAVHKDDIVTTINGQPAAAYFREAEQYISAATQGWLRYRAASETASGPAGSALQVEVLRPGASATAVTLHFDQTTNQYSATRQGSASRRLSPSVYYLNLDQIPMDSIDKLMPELEKSKAIICNLRGYPKSNHGLLAHLLSQPDTAGHWMRVPHYIYPDQKQLAGYTPMGWKLKPKAPHLSARIIFITDGSAISYAESFMGFVEGYKLATIIGQPTAGTNGNINPFTLPGNYRISWTGMEVRKHNGSQHHGVGIIPNIYLEKTIQGVREGRDEFLEKAIELANAQ; translated from the coding sequence ATGCGCCTGATTGTATTTGCAGCCCTTCTATTCGGCAACCTGGCCGCCATTGCCCAAGCGCCAACGCCTCGTGTTGTTCAGAACATCGAAACCTTCGCCCGGCTCTACGGCTACGTGCGCTACTTCCACCCTTCCGATGAAGCGGCGGCCGTGGATTGGGACAAGTTGGCCGTGCTAGGCGCTCAGCACGTGGATGCCGCAAAGACCGACAATGAGCTACGCACAACCTTATTGACGCTCTTCCGGCCTGTGGCTCCTACCTTACAGCTACTGCCCATCAACAAAAAGGTCAGCTTTGCCGCGAAGGAAATCACACCTAACGACCTCAAAGGATACCAGGTGATTAGCTGGCAACACTATGGTATGGGGCAAGGCAATGCCCGCAGCATCTACCATAGCCGCCGCCTGCACCGGCCCGAAGCGCTAAAGTCAGCCGAGCCTACTTTCGGCACCCTTACTAAGGCCGTAGATGCTACAGCATATCGGGGCAAGGAATTTCGGTATACCGCCTTCGTGCGCAATGCCACTCCCGAGCAAGGTTCCGGTGCCTTGTGGGCCCGAGTCGATTTGCCAGGCAGAAAAATGGGCTTCTTCGATAATATGAATGACCGACCCATCACGCGAGGCGAGTGGACGGAATACGAAATCAAAGGCACCATCGATCCGCAGGCGGTTTCCTTGTATTTCGGCGCCATGCTAAGTGGCCGAGGGCAAGTGCAGGTAGATAAGATGCAAGTACTGGTGCGAGAAGCCGACACCTGGAAAACCGTGTTTGCCACTGATTTCGAGACCGACGCCGTTGACAAGTACCCCGAAAGTATTTCGGGCAAAGCCAACGCGAAAAGTTACACCAAGGAGTATTCGTTTGCCGTGAGTGAGAAAAGCGCCGCGGAAGGCCGGCGAAGCGTGCTCATCAGTTCCAGTAGCAGTGAGTCGGAAACAGCGAATGGATCTGATGAGGCACTTTTTGCCCGCCAAGTAGCTATTGGTGAGGTTGTGCAAGAAAATATTGGAAGCGGTTTGCGCTGTGTGCTGCCACTGGCCCTTTACGGCACCAAAGAGGCTACTTACCCAGCTGCTGACAAAGCAGAGCTAACGGCCTTGCAAGCTGCGCTAAAGCAATTGCCAGCCGCTGACCTCACCAGTAAAAGCCGAGCTCTGCGCCTAGCCGATGTAGTTATTACCTGGAACGTGTTTCAGCACTTCTACCCTTACTTCGCCTTCAGCAAGTCTGATTGGCCCGCCGCTCTACCCGAAGCATTGCGCGCAGCCTACCCCGACCAAACGGATGCCGAATACCTGAAAACGCTGCGCCGCCTCACCGCTCGCCTCCACGATGGGCACGTAGGCGTGTATTCATACGGCCGCGCCACCAATGTAAAGTATCTGCCCGTCGCCTGGGAATGGGTGCAAAACCAACTGATGATTACGCAAGTAGCAGACAACTCCTTGGCTGTGCACAAAGACGACATCGTAACGACCATCAATGGGCAGCCAGCCGCCGCTTATTTCCGCGAGGCCGAGCAATACATATCGGCGGCGACCCAGGGTTGGCTGCGGTACAGAGCCGCCTCCGAAACGGCAAGTGGTCCGGCCGGGTCTGCGCTTCAGGTGGAAGTGCTGCGCCCCGGAGCCAGCGCCACTGCCGTTACGCTGCATTTCGATCAGACGACCAATCAGTACAGTGCTACTCGGCAAGGATCGGCGTCGCGGCGTCTGTCGCCTTCTGTCTACTATCTGAACCTCGACCAGATTCCGATGGATTCAATTGATAAGCTGATGCCCGAACTGGAAAAGTCTAAAGCTATTATCTGCAACTTGCGTGGCTATCCAAAGAGCAATCATGGTCTCTTGGCGCACTTGCTTTCCCAGCCCGACACAGCTGGCCACTGGATGCGGGTGCCGCACTACATCTACCCCGACCAAAAGCAGCTAGCGGGCTACACTCCTATGGGTTGGAAATTGAAACCTAAAGCGCCGCATCTCTCCGCACGCATCATCTTTATCACCGATGGTAGCGCCATCAGCTACGCCGAAAGTTTCATGGGGTTTGTGGAGGGCTACAAGCTGGCCACCATCATTGGGCAGCCTACGGCGGGTACTAATGGCAACATAAATCCTTTCACTCTCCCTGGCAATTACCGAATTTCCTGGACGGGCATGGAAGTGCGTAAGCACAACGGCAGCCAGCACCACGGCGTAGGCATCATACCGAATATATACCTGGAAAAGACGATTCAGGGCGTGCGCGAGGGCCGCGACGAGTTCTTAGAAAAGGCAATTGAGCTAGCCAACGCGCAATAA